A window from Fibrobacter sp. UWB11 encodes these proteins:
- a CDS encoding Rpn family recombination-promoting nuclease/putative transposase: MNIKPFDELDITDPIMFGLVFSNKDIAQPFIEHLLDIKIDHLETPTPEAVLSFDANHKSVRYDVFARETNENGETIRSFDLEMQMTDTKELPQRARYYQSVCDGVALAKGDFYTSLKPQYILFLCPMDIFKGGLPAYHFENRARENTNITLNDLTFKNFYIFSKYEEFADPIVKAYMKYFATRNADSNETETIKNKVSFFKTDTFTRSKYMTYEYDLHEREEKGKAEGKAEAEAKALEEKKAMAKGFRDDGFPLEAISKRTGFTIDEIKSF; the protein is encoded by the coding sequence ATGAACATAAAACCTTTCGACGAGCTCGACATTACCGACCCGATCATGTTCGGTCTTGTCTTCAGCAACAAGGACATCGCCCAGCCATTCATTGAACATCTGCTAGACATCAAAATCGACCACCTGGAAACGCCCACACCCGAAGCCGTTCTCAGCTTTGACGCAAATCATAAGAGCGTCCGCTATGATGTTTTTGCGCGAGAAACCAATGAAAACGGAGAGACGATCCGTTCCTTTGATCTTGAGATGCAAATGACGGATACAAAAGAACTACCTCAAAGGGCTCGGTATTACCAAAGTGTCTGTGACGGGGTTGCTCTCGCCAAGGGAGATTTTTACACCAGTCTCAAGCCACAATACATCTTGTTTTTATGTCCGATGGACATTTTCAAAGGCGGACTCCCTGCATACCATTTTGAAAACAGAGCTAGGGAGAATACAAACATCACTCTGAATGACCTTACTTTCAAAAACTTTTATATATTTAGTAAGTACGAGGAATTTGCAGACCCAATCGTCAAAGCCTACATGAAGTACTTTGCAACCAGGAATGCAGACTCCAACGAAACCGAGACAATCAAAAACAAAGTGTCTTTTTTCAAGACCGACACTTTCACGAGGAGCAAGTATATGACTTACGAGTACGACCTTCATGAAAGAGAGGAAAAAGGAAAGGCCGAAGGAAAAGCCGAAGCAGAAGCCAAGGCCTTAGAAGAGAAAAAGGCCATGGCCAAAGGTTTCCGTGACGATGGATTTCCTCTAGAAGCTATCTCCAAGCGAACAGGCTTCACCATCGACGAAATCAAGTCTTTCTAA